A genomic region of Brevibacillus sp. JNUCC-41 contains the following coding sequences:
- a CDS encoding transporter substrate-binding domain-containing protein has protein sequence MKSSVTFIVSILAVLGLLSGCAEKDQLEDGSKLINKDQFVFAASGEFKPFSYVNDDMTVTGFDIEVGDAIAKELDLEPVPKRIKFKGIVEGVKTGRADAAVASHTINEQRSKHVAFSTPYYYSGPQIFVRSDSDIKTVEDLKGKEVAASKGSTYATTAEKYTTNVKTYDSDITALKALSGGRHDAVITDFVTGKEAAKEGFDVEGRQLIERSEQAIVLPNDNPQLLARINEALENLREDGTLAEISKKYFGEDITTKPE, from the coding sequence ATGAAATCATCAGTTACATTCATTGTATCCATTCTGGCTGTTCTCGGTCTTCTGTCCGGCTGTGCTGAAAAGGACCAGCTGGAGGATGGAAGCAAGCTGATCAATAAGGACCAGTTTGTTTTCGCTGCCTCAGGCGAATTCAAGCCATTCAGTTATGTCAATGATGACATGACCGTAACCGGATTCGATATTGAGGTCGGCGATGCAATAGCAAAGGAACTGGACCTGGAGCCAGTACCTAAACGGATAAAATTCAAAGGTATCGTGGAAGGTGTCAAAACCGGTCGGGCAGATGCCGCGGTTGCCAGTCATACAATCAATGAACAACGAAGTAAACATGTTGCCTTTTCGACCCCTTATTACTACTCAGGTCCTCAAATTTTCGTCCGCTCGGATAGTGATATTAAAACGGTCGAAGATTTAAAGGGAAAGGAAGTTGCGGCTTCTAAAGGCTCCACGTACGCAACCACAGCAGAAAAGTATACAACCAATGTAAAAACCTATGACAGTGATATCACCGCCCTGAAAGCATTGAGCGGAGGACGCCATGATGCCGTCATCACCGACTTCGTAACCGGCAAGGAAGCGGCCAAGGAAGGTTTCGACGTCGAAGGAAGGCAATTGATCGAACGAAGCGAGCAGGCCATCGTACTGCCTAACGACAACCCTCAGCTGCTTGCACGTATCAACGAAGCGCTTGAAAACCTCCGGGAAGATGGAACGCTTGCGGAAATCAGCAAAAAATACTTTGGTGAGGACATCACAACCAAGCCTGAATAA
- a CDS encoding amino acid ABC transporter permease, producing MPSFSHFFDTLFNSSDVFIRAMLLTLELTVVSILVGIVIGLLFALLKISNIKILAWISDTYVFLVRGTPLIVQIFILYFGISNLFLLPDFWAASLALAFHNGAYISEILRGTIQSIDKGQMEAGRSLGMSKSLTLRRIILPQAFRRALPPLGNQFIIGLKDSSLAAFISMNELFNVATTLGSNNFDEMTYLLIVAVYYLILVAFLTIIVNLFEKKLSISDR from the coding sequence TTGCCAAGTTTTTCTCATTTTTTTGATACATTATTTAACTCCTCGGACGTATTCATCCGAGCCATGCTCCTCACATTGGAACTGACGGTAGTCTCCATATTGGTAGGAATCGTCATCGGATTGCTATTTGCACTTTTAAAAATTTCCAACATAAAAATTCTTGCCTGGATTTCGGATACATATGTATTCCTGGTACGGGGAACACCGCTAATCGTACAGATATTCATACTCTATTTCGGTATCAGCAATCTCTTCTTACTGCCGGACTTCTGGGCGGCGTCACTTGCCTTGGCCTTCCATAATGGAGCTTATATTTCTGAAATTTTACGTGGTACGATCCAATCCATCGATAAAGGCCAAATGGAAGCCGGACGCTCCCTTGGCATGAGCAAATCGCTTACATTAAGAAGAATCATCTTACCTCAAGCCTTCCGTCGCGCATTGCCGCCTCTGGGCAACCAATTCATCATCGGGCTGAAAGATTCATCACTGGCAGCCTTCATCTCCATGAATGAGCTGTTTAACGTAGCGACTACGTTAGGTTCGAATAATTTCGATGAAATGACTTATTTACTGATTGTAGCGGTCTACTACTTGATTCTAGTGGCATTCCTGACCATTATCGTCAATTTATTCGAAAAGAAACTTTCCATTAGTGATCGATAG
- a CDS encoding amino acid ABC transporter ATP-binding protein, whose translation MEQKEMIRIRNLNKSYGNLHVLKDIDMKVLDSDVVCLIGPSGSGKSTLLRCLNYLEKKDSGQILIEGTEIQPSTDINKIREKVGMVFQHFYLFPHMTVLENVIEAPTHVKKVPKAQAIEEAKELLAKVGLSDKADVYPSKLSGGQKQRVAIARALAMKPDILLFDEPTSALDPELVGEVLATMKELALEGMTMVVVTHEMSFAREVGDWIVFMHNGKVVESGPPKEFFTNPKEERTKEFLQTTVF comes from the coding sequence ATGGAACAAAAAGAAATGATTCGCATTAGGAATTTAAATAAATCGTATGGAAACCTGCATGTACTCAAAGATATTGATATGAAGGTACTGGATAGCGATGTTGTCTGTCTGATCGGGCCAAGCGGTTCCGGAAAAAGCACCCTGCTTCGCTGTTTGAATTATTTAGAGAAAAAAGACAGCGGGCAAATCCTCATTGAAGGAACGGAAATCCAACCGAGTACTGATATTAATAAAATCCGCGAGAAAGTCGGAATGGTTTTTCAGCATTTCTACCTCTTCCCGCATATGACCGTGCTTGAAAATGTCATCGAGGCACCGACTCACGTCAAAAAAGTCCCTAAGGCCCAGGCGATCGAAGAAGCAAAAGAATTGCTTGCTAAAGTCGGCTTATCAGATAAAGCGGATGTCTATCCAAGCAAACTCTCAGGTGGGCAGAAGCAGCGTGTCGCCATAGCCCGTGCCCTTGCCATGAAGCCTGATATCCTACTCTTTGATGAGCCTACCTCGGCTCTGGATCCCGAACTTGTCGGGGAAGTTCTTGCCACGATGAAGGAACTTGCCTTGGAAGGGATGACAATGGTAGTCGTTACACATGAAATGAGCTTTGCACGTGAAGTTGGTGATTGGATTGTCTTCATGCATAATGGGAAGGTTGTCGAAAGTGGCCCACCAAAAGAATTCTTCACCAATCCAAAAGAAGAACGGACAAAAGAATTTTTGCAAACGACAGTCTTTTGA
- a CDS encoding glutamine--tRNA ligase/YqeY domain fusion protein, whose protein sequence is MENNSSNFIKNIIKDDLESGKHDHVITRFPPEPNGYLHIGHAKSIILNFGVADDFNGKTNLRFDDTNPLKEDIEFVNSIKEDVKWLGYDWDNLFFASDYFDEMYKRAVLLINKGLAYVDDLNADQIREYRGTLTEAGKDSPYRNRTVEENLELFEKMRNGEFENGAKVLRAKIDMSSPNINLRDPVIYRISHTEHHNTGNKWCIYPMYAFAHPIEDAIEGVTHSICTLEFEDQRPLYDWIVENCEMESKPKQYEFGRLNLTNTVMSKRKLKQLVDEGFVDGWDDPRMPTVSGLRRRGYTPEAIRAFCQEIGVAKTSGVVDSQMLDHFVREDLKLKAPRTMAILNPLKVVITNYPEGEVEWLDAEVNPEVPEMGTRQIPFSREIYIEQDDFLENPPKKYFRLFPGNEVRLKHAYFIKCEEVIKDEAGNVIELRCTYDIETKSGSGFTGRKVKGTLHWVEASQAVSAEFRNYQPLILDKENDEEEEKSFLDRVNPDSIEILQGFVEPNMKDVKPQDKFQFFRHGYYNVDSKLTAADHLVFNQIVGLKSSFKL, encoded by the coding sequence TTGGAAAATAACTCTTCGAATTTTATTAAAAATATTATAAAAGATGATCTAGAGTCCGGAAAACATGATCATGTCATCACCCGCTTCCCTCCTGAGCCGAACGGATATTTACATATCGGGCACGCCAAATCAATCATTTTGAATTTTGGGGTGGCTGATGATTTCAATGGGAAAACTAACCTTCGTTTCGATGATACGAATCCATTGAAAGAAGATATTGAGTTTGTCAACTCCATTAAGGAAGATGTAAAATGGCTCGGTTACGACTGGGATAACCTTTTCTTCGCTTCCGACTATTTTGATGAAATGTATAAAAGAGCTGTGCTGCTCATCAATAAAGGTCTCGCATATGTGGACGACCTTAATGCCGACCAAATCCGTGAATATCGCGGAACGCTGACTGAAGCGGGAAAAGATAGCCCCTATCGCAATAGAACTGTCGAGGAAAATCTTGAACTATTTGAAAAGATGCGCAACGGTGAATTCGAAAACGGGGCAAAAGTATTGCGTGCCAAGATCGATATGAGCTCGCCTAACATCAATTTGCGTGATCCCGTCATATACCGTATCTCCCATACTGAACACCATAATACCGGCAACAAATGGTGCATCTACCCAATGTATGCCTTTGCCCACCCAATTGAAGATGCCATCGAGGGAGTCACACACTCCATTTGTACGCTAGAGTTCGAGGATCAACGCCCTCTTTATGACTGGATCGTTGAAAATTGTGAAATGGAAAGCAAGCCAAAACAATATGAATTTGGCCGTCTTAACCTGACCAATACAGTAATGAGCAAGCGAAAACTGAAGCAGCTTGTCGATGAGGGCTTCGTGGACGGCTGGGACGACCCACGGATGCCTACCGTTTCAGGCTTGCGGAGACGCGGGTATACACCCGAAGCAATTCGTGCATTCTGCCAAGAGATTGGCGTCGCCAAAACAAGCGGTGTCGTAGACTCTCAAATGCTTGATCATTTCGTGCGGGAAGACTTAAAGCTGAAGGCTCCACGGACTATGGCTATCCTAAATCCGCTTAAAGTGGTCATCACCAACTATCCGGAAGGCGAGGTAGAGTGGCTGGATGCTGAGGTCAATCCGGAAGTCCCGGAAATGGGCACACGCCAAATCCCGTTTTCACGTGAAATATATATCGAACAGGACGATTTCCTGGAAAACCCGCCGAAAAAGTATTTCCGACTTTTCCCGGGCAATGAAGTCCGTTTGAAACATGCTTATTTCATTAAATGTGAAGAAGTGATAAAAGACGAAGCCGGTAACGTCATTGAACTTCGTTGCACATACGACATTGAAACGAAAAGCGGATCGGGCTTCACTGGCCGTAAAGTAAAAGGTACATTGCACTGGGTCGAAGCTTCACAAGCCGTTTCAGCAGAATTCCGCAACTACCAGCCTTTAATCTTGGATAAGGAAAATGATGAAGAGGAAGAAAAATCATTCCTGGACCGGGTAAACCCTGATTCTATAGAAATTTTACAAGGATTTGTCGAGCCTAACATGAAAGATGTTAAGCCTCAGGATAAATTCCAATTCTTCAGGCATGGCTATTATAATGTTGATTCAAAACTCACTGCGGCCGATCACTTGGTCTTCAACCAAATCGTTGGGTTGAAAAGTTCATTCAAGTTATAG
- a CDS encoding STAS domain-containing protein — protein MDKIDENLYRYILDNSSKITENWLALREKQSGSIYSMDSNGEIEKLLREQNTLTIKTVTSALLEDKNAFIATMEQWATLVAKSRVESYTPIYEVLEALNKVRETYWAFITDYMLNDTGITKDTIIRWGRLINGAFDQLSREFTEQYYLLTKERLLAQQELINELGAPVIPIVDAIAVLPLIGEIDTYRAKEILNATPSKCISKNVTHLFIDLSGVSLLDTMVAQQIYQLISTLNLLGIQSTISGIRPEVAQTSIQLGLDFSQVSTHSTLKQALSKQGIKLYEKK, from the coding sequence ATGGATAAAATAGATGAAAATTTATATCGATATATCCTTGATAATTCATCAAAGATTACGGAAAACTGGCTGGCTTTAAGGGAAAAGCAGTCTGGATCCATCTATTCAATGGACTCCAATGGGGAAATAGAAAAGCTTCTTAGAGAACAGAATACATTGACCATCAAGACAGTGACAAGTGCTTTACTGGAAGATAAAAATGCTTTTATTGCAACGATGGAGCAGTGGGCCACACTTGTCGCGAAGAGCAGGGTTGAATCGTACACCCCCATTTACGAAGTGTTGGAAGCGCTTAATAAGGTTCGTGAAACATATTGGGCCTTTATCACTGATTATATGTTAAACGATACGGGGATAACGAAGGATACAATCATCCGGTGGGGCCGGCTCATTAATGGTGCCTTCGACCAATTGAGCCGTGAGTTCACAGAGCAGTATTACCTTTTGACAAAAGAACGTTTACTAGCTCAACAGGAGCTGATTAATGAACTGGGCGCACCTGTCATTCCCATTGTTGATGCCATTGCGGTATTGCCGTTAATCGGTGAAATCGATACCTATCGGGCAAAGGAAATTTTGAATGCGACTCCAAGCAAATGCATTAGCAAAAATGTCACTCACTTATTCATCGATTTATCGGGAGTCTCCCTATTGGATACGATGGTTGCCCAACAGATCTATCAATTGATAAGTACCCTGAACCTGTTGGGCATTCAATCGACCATTTCCGGGATTCGTCCCGAAGTGGCCCAGACATCGATTCAGTTAGGTCTTGATTTTAGTCAGGTTTCGACACATAGTACTCTTAAGCAGGCCCTGTCCAAGCAAGGGATCAAACTTTACGAGAAAAAATGA
- the msrB gene encoding peptide-methionine (R)-S-oxide reductase MsrB, with protein sequence MTMAGKETAVFAGGCFWCMVAPFDEMDGIISVTSGYTGGEFAAPSYKQVITGATDHVEAVQVVFDPSIISYKTLLEIFWRQVDPTDDEGQFADRGKQYRAAIFYLNERQKQEAKQSKEDLMMSGRFKKPIVTGILPSGKFYVAEEYHQEFYRKNQFRYALYRKGSGRDAFIKENWPKDNAHLRKTLTESQFHVTQENGTEPPFDNAYWDHFEEGIYVDVVSGEPLFSSRDKYDSGCGWPSFTKPVMSASVNEKMDLSHRMTRTEVRSRDADSHLGHVFPDGPSPKGKRYCINSAALRFIPKSEMEREGYGDFLLLFKMK encoded by the coding sequence ATGACGATGGCTGGAAAAGAAACGGCTGTCTTTGCAGGAGGCTGTTTTTGGTGCATGGTTGCTCCCTTTGATGAAATGGATGGCATTATTTCAGTGACATCAGGTTATACAGGCGGAGAATTTGCCGCGCCCAGTTATAAACAAGTGATTACCGGTGCGACTGATCATGTTGAAGCGGTTCAAGTGGTATTCGATCCATCAATCATTTCCTATAAAACGTTATTAGAGATATTCTGGCGCCAAGTCGACCCTACGGATGACGAAGGACAATTCGCGGATAGGGGAAAGCAATACAGGGCAGCCATTTTCTATCTCAATGAACGTCAGAAACAGGAGGCAAAACAATCGAAGGAAGATTTAATGATGAGCGGGCGGTTTAAGAAACCTATCGTTACGGGTATTCTACCCTCGGGGAAATTTTACGTGGCTGAGGAATATCATCAAGAATTCTATCGGAAAAATCAGTTTCGCTATGCATTGTATCGTAAAGGGTCAGGCCGTGATGCTTTCATTAAAGAAAATTGGCCTAAGGATAATGCACATCTTAGAAAGACCTTAACGGAGAGTCAGTTTCATGTCACCCAGGAAAATGGCACGGAGCCGCCTTTCGATAATGCTTATTGGGATCACTTTGAAGAGGGCATCTATGTGGATGTCGTTTCTGGGGAGCCTCTATTCAGTTCACGGGATAAGTATGATAGCGGTTGTGGGTGGCCAAGCTTCACCAAGCCCGTCATGTCCGCAAGTGTCAATGAAAAAATGGATCTCAGCCACCGTATGACCCGGACCGAGGTGCGCAGCAGGGACGCCGATTCACACCTTGGACATGTTTTTCCTGATGGCCCAAGTCCCAAAGGCAAGAGATATTGCATAAACTCTGCGGCCCTTCGATTCATTCCTAAAAGTGAAATGGAGAGAGAGGGATATGGAGACTTTTTATTACTTTTTAAAATGAAATAA
- a CDS encoding NupC/NupG family nucleoside CNT transporter, with product MKFLIAILGLLIVFGLALLASSDRKKVKIKPIILMVVIQLILTYLLLNTKFGLVIINSIADGFGKLLEWANEGITFVFGGIVNEGASPFFLNVLLPIVFISALIGILQHFKILPFIMKWIGFVLSKVNGMGKLESYNAVASAIVGQSEVFITLKKQLGAIPPSRMYTLCASAMSTVSMSIVGAYMTMIEPKYVVTAIVINMFGGFIIASIINPYTVTDEEDILPIEEGAEKQSFFEMLGEYIMDGFKVAITVAAMLIGFVALIAGINSVFDMIFGISFQDIMGYIFAPFAFIMGVPISETVTAGGIMATKLVTNEFVAMLSLGEASAALSDRTIGIVSVFLVSFANFSSIGIIAGAVKGLHEKQGNVVARFGLKLLYGATLVSILSAIIVSVIL from the coding sequence ATGAAATTTCTGATTGCAATTTTAGGGCTGCTTATTGTTTTTGGACTAGCTTTATTAGCCAGCAGTGACCGGAAGAAAGTTAAAATTAAACCGATCATCCTCATGGTGGTCATTCAGCTTATTTTAACTTATTTATTATTGAATACGAAGTTTGGTTTAGTGATCATCAATTCGATTGCCGATGGTTTCGGAAAACTTTTAGAATGGGCAAATGAAGGGATCACATTTGTATTTGGCGGGATTGTAAATGAAGGAGCATCGCCATTCTTTTTAAATGTCCTTCTTCCAATCGTCTTCATCTCGGCATTAATCGGGATTTTACAGCACTTCAAGATTCTTCCGTTCATCATGAAGTGGATTGGATTTGTTCTAAGTAAGGTTAATGGGATGGGTAAATTGGAATCTTACAATGCGGTTGCATCAGCAATAGTGGGCCAATCCGAGGTTTTCATAACCTTGAAAAAACAACTCGGAGCCATTCCGCCATCTCGCATGTATACGCTTTGTGCATCAGCCATGTCAACTGTATCGATGTCGATCGTCGGTGCATATATGACGATGATTGAACCAAAGTACGTTGTGACGGCAATTGTTATTAACATGTTCGGTGGATTTATCATTGCATCCATTATCAATCCTTATACCGTAACGGATGAAGAGGATATTCTCCCTATTGAGGAAGGGGCAGAGAAGCAGTCTTTCTTCGAAATGCTTGGGGAATATATCATGGATGGATTTAAGGTTGCTATCACTGTGGCAGCGATGTTAATTGGTTTCGTTGCATTAATCGCAGGAATTAACAGCGTGTTCGACATGATCTTCGGAATCAGCTTCCAAGACATCATGGGGTATATCTTTGCACCGTTTGCCTTTATCATGGGTGTACCGATATCAGAAACCGTGACTGCTGGCGGAATCATGGCGACGAAGCTGGTAACGAATGAATTCGTTGCCATGCTGAGCCTAGGGGAAGCATCAGCAGCCTTGAGCGATAGGACGATAGGGATCGTTTCGGTTTTCTTGGTTTCATTCGCTAATTTCTCATCTATTGGAATCATTGCCGGTGCAGTCAAAGGACTTCATGAAAAACAGGGTAATGTTGTAGCCCGTTTCGGCTTGAAGCTGTTATACGGTGCGACTCTTGTCAGCATCCTATCAGCGATCATTGTAAGCGTGATACTTTAA
- a CDS encoding sensor histidine kinase: MFQKTRLQLTILNSIVFIVLIAILSRTIYFYTENQIYRDVNDSLQQDYRDFNNGGRPGGRPQGEFLLGPGPSVIIWGPDDTIIEPRLSADNFYKVNELEFYPERFEEIEEISVNGYTYRALSTKVDTEYGKMTVQFIRNVDTEKEMLDRLLLILFVGGGIGSLVAVGAGYLLAGRALIPVKKSWDQQQQFVSDASHEIRTPLAVIQSRADLLFQSPNATIEEKAVDISIISKEVRRLNKLVNGLLTLTRTDSNQIEVKKSNFFLDDLLMDIVEQYRDIASFQEKSIISHAPEQVVFHGDKERIHQLLVILVDNAMKFTEEGGEISLSCIKNASSIILTVEDNGEGIPQEDLPLIFNRFYQVEQSRSANEGSGLGLSIAKWIVSTHQGNIKVTSEQNERTRFEITFPRNQKKN; this comes from the coding sequence ATGTTCCAAAAAACACGCCTTCAACTAACCATATTGAATTCTATTGTCTTTATTGTCTTAATAGCCATTTTAAGCAGAACAATTTATTTTTATACGGAAAATCAGATTTATAGGGATGTCAATGATTCACTTCAACAGGATTACAGGGATTTCAATAATGGAGGCAGGCCAGGCGGACGTCCGCAAGGTGAGTTTCTCTTAGGACCGGGACCGAGCGTCATCATTTGGGGGCCGGATGATACGATCATTGAGCCAAGACTAAGTGCAGACAATTTCTATAAGGTCAATGAATTGGAATTTTACCCTGAAAGATTTGAAGAGATTGAAGAAATATCGGTGAATGGATACACGTACCGTGCACTTTCCACCAAGGTCGATACGGAGTATGGAAAGATGACCGTACAATTCATCAGGAATGTGGATACAGAAAAAGAAATGCTCGATCGCTTGCTGCTCATCTTGTTTGTTGGTGGAGGGATTGGAAGTTTGGTGGCGGTAGGCGCAGGCTATCTTCTGGCAGGACGGGCCCTGATCCCTGTCAAGAAATCCTGGGATCAGCAGCAGCAGTTTGTCTCGGATGCTTCGCATGAAATTCGCACGCCGCTTGCTGTCATTCAATCGCGGGCTGATTTGCTATTTCAATCACCGAACGCGACCATCGAGGAAAAGGCCGTTGATATATCCATCATTTCTAAAGAAGTCCGGCGATTGAATAAGCTTGTTAATGGACTTTTAACCTTGACCAGAACGGATTCGAATCAAATCGAGGTTAAGAAATCGAACTTTTTCCTTGATGATTTACTAATGGATATCGTGGAACAGTATAGGGATATAGCTTCTTTTCAAGAGAAATCAATCATTAGCCATGCTCCTGAACAGGTGGTGTTTCATGGGGATAAAGAGAGAATTCATCAGCTATTGGTGATCTTGGTGGATAATGCCATGAAATTTACCGAGGAAGGCGGGGAGATTTCCCTATCCTGCATCAAGAATGCTTCATCCATCATTCTTACTGTTGAGGATAATGGAGAAGGCATTCCGCAGGAAGATCTCCCCTTGATTTTTAACCGTTTTTATCAAGTCGAGCAATCCCGTTCAGCAAATGAAGGCTCCGGCTTAGGTTTATCCATAGCCAAATGGATTGTAAGCACACATCAAGGGAACATCAAGGTTACGAGTGAACAGAATGAACGCACCCGGTTTGAAATCACTTTTCCGAGAAATCAAAAGAAAAATTAA
- a CDS encoding response regulator transcription factor, translated as MKVLVVEDNVSLLESIRQILTDEYEVDTADNGEDGLFMAQQSIYDIIILDVMLPGIDGFEIVRKIREAKIDTSVLFLTAKDALEDRVRGLEMGGDDYLVKPFQAPELKARIRALLRRSGILSLEQHVKYRNIELLEKEKDILIDGKVIKMTLKQFELLEYLIQNNGKILTREQIFDRIWGFDSDTTIAIVEVFIHHLRKKLEPFNYHKDIQTVRGIGYMLKQP; from the coding sequence ATGAAGGTTTTGGTGGTAGAAGATAATGTTTCATTATTAGAGTCGATCCGACAGATTCTGACGGATGAGTATGAAGTGGATACTGCGGATAATGGGGAAGATGGGCTATTCATGGCTCAGCAAAGTATATACGATATCATCATTTTGGATGTAATGCTTCCGGGAATCGATGGATTTGAAATCGTACGGAAAATCAGGGAAGCAAAAATAGATACAAGTGTCTTGTTTTTGACGGCAAAAGATGCACTTGAGGATCGTGTCAGAGGATTGGAAATGGGTGGCGATGATTATTTAGTCAAGCCGTTTCAGGCACCGGAACTTAAGGCTAGGATTCGTGCCCTGCTTCGAAGGAGTGGCATTTTATCGCTTGAGCAGCATGTGAAATACCGTAATATTGAACTGTTGGAAAAAGAAAAGGATATTTTAATTGATGGGAAGGTCATTAAAATGACCTTGAAACAGTTTGAATTACTGGAATACCTAATTCAAAATAATGGGAAAATATTGACCCGTGAGCAGATTTTCGACCGCATTTGGGGGTTTGATTCAGATACGACGATTGCCATTGTGGAAGTGTTCATCCATCACCTTAGAAAAAAATTGGAACCTTTCAATTACCATAAAGATATTCAAACCGTCCGGGGTATTGGTTATATGCTAAAACAACCATAA